One Methanobrevibacter wolinii SH DNA segment encodes these proteins:
- a CDS encoding GNAT family N-acetyltransferase, with the protein MIFEEFNPKIHNVHQVADLIFEIDLRVLKKLFNTKQEAVSAIENKLLAKYPHVDDFFKFYVIYKKEDPSKILAILLISKGKNINYLNDSVFLFKKLKFMQAFHFSEQNFIDKFTLSHIKDNDFYIAEIATNNAERCQGVGRAVVQHAIEQAKEQGFSRVVIDVDFKNSIAHKLYESLGFRVYDKKSFKFAGYEKKMYNMEYLI; encoded by the coding sequence TTGATATTCGAGGAATTTAATCCTAAGATCCATAATGTTCATCAAGTTGCTGATCTTATATTTGAAATCGATTTAAGAGTACTTAAAAAATTATTTAATACTAAACAAGAAGCGGTTTCAGCTATTGAAAATAAATTATTAGCAAAATATCCTCATGTTGATGATTTTTTTAAATTCTATGTAATTTATAAAAAAGAGGATCCTTCTAAAATACTTGCAATATTACTTATTTCTAAAGGTAAAAACATCAATTATCTAAATGATTCTGTTTTTTTATTTAAAAAACTTAAATTTATGCAAGCATTTCACTTTTCTGAACAGAATTTTATAGATAAATTTACATTATCTCATATTAAAGATAATGATTTTTATATTGCAGAAATTGCTACTAATAATGCTGAAAGATGTCAAGGTGTGGGACGTGCAGTAGTTCAGCATGCTATAGAACAAGCAAAAGAACAAGGATTTAGTCGTGTAGTGATTGATGTTGATTTTAAAAATTCTATTGCTCATAAATTATATGAATCTTTAGGTTTTAGAGTATATGATAAAAAATCATTTAAATTTGCAGGTTATGAAAAAAAGATGTATAATATGGAATATTTAATTTAA
- the hisE gene encoding phosphoribosyl-ATP diphosphatase codes for MTDEKVLREVYEVLEGRRDNPIDSYTSNIMKDSDKKAEDKILEKVAEECGEFILASKNDENLVWEATDLIFHTLLLLVYKGVEFDEILDEFARRRK; via the coding sequence ATGACTGATGAAAAAGTATTAAGAGAGGTATATGAAGTTTTAGAAGGAAGAAGAGACAATCCTATTGATTCATATACTTCTAATATTATGAAAGATAGCGATAAAAAAGCTGAAGATAAAATTTTAGAAAAAGTTGCTGAAGAATGTGGAGAATTCATTTTAGCATCTAAAAATGATGAAAATCTCGTTTGGGAAGCAACAGATTTAATATTCCATACTTTACTTCTACTTGTATATAAAGGAGTAGAATTTGATGAAATATTAGATGAATTTGCAAGACGTAGAAAATAA
- a CDS encoding CBS domain-containing ParB/RepB/Spo0J family partition protein, producing MMSDKALVKDYMTKNVISLEENTPCEKVIQIMKKTGHDGFPVVNSDGNIVGIITTYDLLLKDWSETIKEVMSRDVVIAREDMALNDASRVMFRQGISRMPVVNKEGQLSGFLTNTDIVRSHIERSTPTKVNYYKDTLSMLYDTKATVKEMKVPIKDIRPTQDKIYADELDGRIYELKRGLAEPAIVVHTGKRWILIDGHHRAVASVKLGCDYIESYVITLDKDIKLGVEKTADKYGVYNLNDIYIINDDQHPLIAITESIKENKDKKIVGKKI from the coding sequence ATGATGTCAGACAAGGCTCTTGTAAAAGATTATATGACAAAAAATGTAATTAGTTTAGAAGAAAATACTCCTTGTGAAAAAGTAATCCAAATAATGAAGAAAACAGGGCACGATGGATTTCCAGTAGTTAACTCTGATGGAAATATAGTAGGCATAATAACCACCTATGATTTATTATTAAAAGATTGGTCTGAAACTATTAAAGAAGTTATGTCAAGAGATGTAGTAATTGCTAGAGAAGACATGGCTCTTAATGATGCTTCTAGAGTAATGTTTAGGCAAGGTATTTCAAGAATGCCTGTAGTAAATAAAGAAGGCCAACTTAGTGGCTTTTTAACAAACACAGATATTGTAAGATCACATATTGAAAGATCTACACCTACAAAAGTAAATTATTATAAAGATACTTTATCTATGTTATATGATACAAAAGCAACAGTAAAAGAAATGAAAGTACCTATTAAAGACATTAGACCTACTCAAGATAAAATATATGCTGATGAATTAGATGGAAGAATTTATGAGCTTAAACGAGGATTAGCAGAACCTGCAATTGTAGTACACACTGGAAAACGATGGATTTTAATTGATGGTCATCATAGGGCAGTTGCATCAGTAAAACTTGGATGTGACTATATTGAATCTTATGTTATAACATTAGACAAAGATATAAAACTTGGAGTTGAAAAAACTGCAGACAAATATGGAGTTTACAATCTTAATGATATTTATATAATTAATGATGATCAACATCCACTTATTGCAATAACTGAAAGTATTAAAGAAAATAAAGATAAAAAAATTGTAGGTAAAAAAATTTAA
- the gatB gene encoding Asp-tRNA(Asn)/Glu-tRNA(Gln) amidotransferase subunit GatB: MKCGLEIHVQLETKSKLFCNCPTNYKEAPANTNICPVCLNQPGAKPLPTNEKAIENALMISLMLNCKITKDTAYFMRKHYDYPDLPSGYQRTSVPIGYEGELNGVRIREIHMEEDPGQYKPDKGTVDFNRSGIPLIEIVTEPDMHSPEEARNFLKQLIRILEYSGGARGEGTMRADVNVSIEGGNRVEMKNINSIKGAYRALKYEVVRQKNNMKRGIEIKQETRAYLESQMITVSMRSKENADDYRFIPDPDLPPMEIQDEEIEEIAETMPEAPYNKAKRFVSEYGIDQETATVLTSELDLADTYEEVAKEVNPKYSANWMRDELKRVLTYNKITFADSEISAKDIIELINLLLNKEITVKAGQRIVEKMPNNEKSPKEIGEELGLMGVVEEDAILNAAKKAIEENPKAVNDYKEGQKASINFLVGQVMRFTKGKADPGETVKILKDLIE, translated from the coding sequence ATGAAATGTGGACTCGAAATTCACGTACAACTTGAGACAAAATCAAAATTATTCTGTAATTGTCCAACAAATTATAAAGAAGCTCCTGCAAACACAAATATTTGTCCTGTTTGTTTAAATCAACCTGGAGCTAAACCATTACCTACAAATGAAAAAGCAATTGAAAATGCATTAATGATTTCATTAATGTTAAATTGTAAAATTACAAAAGATACTGCTTATTTCATGAGAAAACATTATGATTATCCGGATTTACCTTCAGGATACCAAAGAACATCAGTTCCTATTGGATATGAAGGAGAATTAAATGGTGTAAGAATTAGAGAAATACATATGGAAGAAGATCCAGGTCAATATAAACCAGATAAAGGTACTGTTGATTTTAACCGTTCAGGAATACCATTAATTGAAATTGTAACTGAACCAGATATGCATTCTCCAGAAGAAGCTCGTAATTTCTTAAAACAATTAATTAGAATACTTGAATATAGTGGAGGAGCTCGTGGTGAAGGTACTATGAGAGCAGATGTAAACGTTTCTATTGAAGGTGGAAACAGAGTAGAAATGAAAAATATTAACTCCATTAAAGGAGCATATAGAGCTCTTAAATACGAAGTTGTTAGACAAAAAAACAACATGAAAAGAGGTATTGAAATTAAACAAGAAACTAGAGCTTACCTCGAATCACAAATGATTACTGTTTCTATGAGATCAAAAGAAAATGCTGATGATTATAGATTCATACCTGATCCAGATTTACCACCAATGGAAATACAAGATGAAGAAATAGAAGAAATTGCAGAAACTATGCCAGAAGCTCCATATAATAAAGCTAAAAGATTTGTTAGTGAATATGGAATTGATCAAGAAACTGCAACAGTATTAACATCAGAACTTGATTTAGCAGATACTTATGAAGAAGTTGCTAAAGAAGTTAATCCAAAATATTCAGCAAACTGGATGAGAGATGAACTTAAAAGAGTTTTAACATATAATAAAATAACTTTTGCAGATAGTGAAATTAGTGCTAAAGATATTATAGAACTTATAAATTTACTTTTAAACAAAGAAATTACTGTTAAAGCTGGTCAAAGAATTGTAGAAAAAATGCCAAATAATGAAAAATCACCAAAAGAAATTGGTGAAGAATTAGGATTAATGGGTGTTGTTGAAGAAGATGCAATATTAAATGCTGCTAAAAAAGCAATTGAAGAAAATCCTAAAGCAGTCAATGATTATAAAGAAGGACAAAAAGCTTCAATTAATTTCCTTGTTGGTCAAGTAATGAGATTTACTAAAGGAAAAGCAGATCCTGGTGAAACTGTAAAAATATTAAAAGACTTAATCGAATAA
- a CDS encoding radical SAM protein encodes MNIIDKNGELLDLIKKANEITLKNHSNKIYLERAIFLSWYCDKGDCAFCYMSTQKDKILNPSKAKRRIPNILAEAEMCKRLDWNIEFLSGGYKTFTTKEIKDIATEIKNITNKGVWLNTGITKDLDIYGNEIIGITGAVETVNPSLHEKICPSKPLNEISEMLDTAKNLGFKKAITIILGLGETLDDIDYLIQYIKDHDIDRVIFYSLNPHKETIYANSSQPASLYYAKVVSTIRLNFPKLEIICGTWIDNLANIGILILSGANGITKFPLFKMFGTKYGKRVEEEVKWTGRELQGTFTDKTKLGPEKSQYNDKLDKYIKRYIKESLKNKY; translated from the coding sequence ATGAATATTATAGACAAAAATGGAGAATTACTTGATTTAATTAAAAAAGCAAATGAAATAACATTGAAAAACCATTCAAATAAAATTTATCTTGAAAGAGCAATCTTTTTATCATGGTACTGTGACAAAGGAGATTGTGCATTTTGTTATATGAGTACACAAAAAGATAAAATATTAAATCCAAGTAAAGCAAAAAGAAGAATTCCAAATATATTAGCAGAAGCTGAAATGTGTAAAAGATTAGATTGGAATATTGAGTTTTTATCTGGAGGATATAAAACTTTTACAACAAAAGAAATAAAAGATATTGCTACCGAAATTAAAAACATTACTAATAAAGGAGTTTGGTTAAATACTGGAATTACAAAAGATTTAGATATATATGGTAATGAAATTATTGGAATTACTGGTGCTGTTGAAACTGTAAATCCAAGTTTACATGAAAAAATATGTCCAAGTAAACCTTTAAATGAAATAAGTGAAATGTTAGATACTGCTAAAAATCTTGGGTTTAAAAAAGCAATAACTATTATATTAGGTTTAGGTGAAACCTTAGATGATATTGATTATTTAATACAATATATTAAAGATCATGATATTGATAGAGTTATATTCTATTCATTAAATCCACATAAAGAAACAATATATGCTAATAGCTCACAACCTGCATCATTATATTATGCTAAAGTAGTATCAACTATTAGACTAAACTTCCCAAAACTTGAAATTATATGTGGCACATGGATTGATAATTTAGCAAATATAGGAATTTTAATATTAAGTGGAGCTAATGGTATTACAAAATTCCCATTATTTAAAATGTTTGGTACAAAATATGGTAAAAGAGTTGAAGAAGAAGTAAAATGGACAGGTAGAGAACTTCAAGGAACTTTTACTGATAAAACTAAACTAGGTCCTGAAAAAAGCCAATACAATGATAAATTAGACAAATATATTAAACGATATATTAAAGAATCATTGAAAAATAAATATTAA
- the hjc gene encoding Holliday junction resolvase Hjc yields MVKKGSTEERDLVHKLWDRNFAAMRAPASGGATKRPLPDVIAGNGEIYLAIEVKTTVKDKIYIDFPQIDELEKFSKIFGAKPYLGVKFKYTKWYFLEPKNIERTKNNNYKVEKDYVIENGLELDEITQIDKQVKFDL; encoded by the coding sequence ATGGTTAAAAAAGGTTCAACAGAAGAAAGAGATTTAGTTCATAAATTATGGGATAGAAATTTTGCAGCTATGCGAGCTCCTGCTTCTGGTGGAGCTACTAAAAGACCTTTACCTGATGTTATTGCTGGTAATGGTGAAATTTATTTGGCTATTGAAGTTAAAACTACAGTTAAAGATAAAATTTATATTGATTTTCCCCAAATTGATGAATTAGAGAAATTTTCAAAAATATTTGGAGCAAAACCATATTTAGGTGTTAAATTTAAGTATACAAAATGGTATTTTTTAGAACCTAAAAATATTGAGAGAACTAAAAATAATAATTATAAAGTTGAAAAGGATTATGTAATTGAAAATGGTTTGGAATTAGATGAAATTACTCAGATTGATAAACAAGTTAAATTTGATTTATAA
- a CDS encoding potassium channel family protein, whose amino-acid sequence MYAIIMGGGRVGLSLASLLIEDGYDVTLIESNEELSNNASVELDALVICGSGTDTKTLEEANIEDADFFVATTGNDETNLLSCILVKDYGVPKIIARVSNTDHEEAFIKVGIDNVISPEKTAAGYLEKIITRPNVADLTTFGQGDAEILDMIITNKKVIGKPIYEISPTEDYIIIATYKEGKLNIPQQDDILTKGEKISILVKRNALKKTEKKFE is encoded by the coding sequence ATGTATGCAATTATTATGGGAGGAGGACGTGTAGGTCTTTCTTTAGCTTCATTATTAATTGAAGACGGTTATGATGTTACTCTTATTGAAAGTAATGAAGAATTATCTAATAATGCTTCTGTTGAATTAGATGCATTAGTTATTTGTGGTAGTGGAACCGATACAAAAACATTAGAAGAAGCTAATATTGAAGATGCTGATTTCTTTGTTGCAACTACTGGTAATGATGAAACTAACTTACTTAGTTGTATATTAGTTAAAGATTATGGGGTTCCTAAAATTATTGCTCGTGTAAGTAATACTGATCATGAAGAAGCATTTATTAAAGTTGGAATTGATAATGTAATAAGTCCTGAAAAAACAGCTGCAGGATATCTTGAAAAAATTATTACAAGACCAAATGTTGCAGACTTAACTACTTTTGGTCAAGGTGATGCTGAAATTTTAGATATGATTATTACAAATAAAAAAGTAATTGGTAAACCTATTTATGAGATTTCACCTACTGAAGATTATATTATAATCGCAACATATAAAGAAGGAAAATTAAACATTCCTCAACAAGATGATATATTAACAAAAGGAGAAAAAATTTCTATTCTTGTTAAAAGAAATGCTCTTAAAAAGACTGAAAAAAAATTTGAATAG
- a CDS encoding TrkH family potassium uptake protein: MKYINTMDIKIIAYYLGKTMQLTGIALLIPIIIAIFYKETPEIIGFIISSVISLIIGTLFTKININTSNIKLKNAMIISTLTWIWASFLSALVMKISLQIPILNGIFENMSSLTGTALCLYQNVEAFPKSILFLKSFEGWLGGLGIVIISVGIIIRKGTAAAKLYKSEARDERIKPSIANTMEKTIEIYCIYTMIGIILYLLAGMPIFDAINLCFSSICTGGMSIKNANVGYYHNNIIYIITMVLMIIGTISFPVHYKVFKTKGKAIIDDVQFRAIAFSIIVTTIIIYFLTKAMPIEILFTVISAITSTGASVVPIPKLLSWKDASLIFLMLLMIIGGSSGSTSGGVKIIRIITLLKGILKNIIEILSPEGRVIKVTIDNKEISTGAIKEAGSYVFITFILIFVSWIILILHGYDGFKSLFEIISAISNNGLSAGITNINMSPSVKIIMILDMLMGKLEIIPVLVTIREFFEIFKPTNKQKRALKERFNRN, encoded by the coding sequence ATGAAATATATAAACACAATGGATATAAAAATCATTGCATATTATTTAGGAAAAACAATGCAATTAACAGGAATAGCACTACTTATACCTATTATAATTGCAATTTTTTATAAAGAAACACCAGAAATAATTGGATTTATAATATCAAGTGTTATATCATTAATAATAGGAACATTATTTACTAAAATAAATATTAATACATCAAATATTAAATTAAAAAATGCAATGATTATATCAACATTAACATGGATTTGGGCTAGCTTTTTAAGTGCACTTGTAATGAAAATAAGTTTACAAATACCAATTTTAAATGGTATTTTTGAGAATATGTCCTCATTAACAGGTACAGCACTTTGTTTATATCAAAATGTTGAAGCATTTCCAAAATCTATCTTATTTTTAAAAAGTTTTGAAGGATGGTTAGGTGGTTTAGGAATAGTAATTATTAGTGTAGGAATTATTATCAGAAAAGGAACTGCTGCAGCTAAATTATACAAATCAGAAGCAAGGGATGAGAGAATAAAACCAAGTATAGCAAATACAATGGAAAAAACAATTGAAATATATTGTATTTATACTATGATTGGAATAATCTTATACTTACTTGCAGGAATGCCTATATTTGATGCAATAAATTTATGTTTTTCCTCAATATGTACTGGTGGAATGAGTATTAAAAATGCTAATGTAGGTTATTACCATAATAATATAATTTACATAATAACAATGGTACTAATGATTATAGGTACTATAAGTTTTCCAGTTCATTATAAAGTATTTAAAACTAAAGGAAAAGCGATTATTGATGATGTTCAATTTAGAGCTATAGCTTTCTCTATAATAGTAACTACAATAATTATATACTTCTTAACAAAAGCTATGCCTATTGAAATATTATTTACAGTAATTTCAGCAATTACATCTACAGGAGCTTCAGTTGTACCAATACCAAAATTATTAAGTTGGAAAGATGCTTCATTAATCTTTTTAATGTTACTTATGATAATAGGAGGTTCATCAGGATCTACTTCTGGTGGTGTAAAAATTATTCGTATTATAACTCTTTTAAAAGGAATATTAAAAAATATTATAGAAATCTTATCTCCTGAAGGAAGAGTTATAAAAGTAACTATAGATAATAAAGAAATCTCAACAGGAGCAATAAAAGAAGCAGGATCATATGTTTTTATAACTTTCATTTTAATATTTGTAAGTTGGATTATATTGATTTTACATGGCTACGATGGATTTAAATCATTATTTGAAATTATCTCCGCAATAAGTAATAATGGATTAAGTGCAGGTATTACAAATATTAACATGTCTCCAAGTGTTAAAATTATTATGATATTAGATATGTTAATGGGAAAACTTGAAATTATTCCTGTTCTTGTAACTATAAGAGAATTCTTTGAAATATTTAAACCAACAAATAAACAAAAAAGAGCACTTAAGGAAAGATTTAATAGAAATTAA